The following are encoded together in the Sphingomicrobium clamense genome:
- a CDS encoding arginine N-succinyltransferase gives MTHIIRAATTSDLDALYDLSKITGGGFTNLPPDRGTLAEKLERTAASFAREGETQEDDLYVFMLEDLETGRIRGTCQVFGKVGVTQPFYSYRISTQTQQSKELDRIFRNQLLTPCNDLEGSSEVGGLFLHPAERAGGLGLLLARSRYLFIKQNRPRFGARILAELRGVIDPGGHSPFWDAIGGKFFGMTFPEADEFNATNGTQFIADLFPQSPIYVSMLPESAQAVIGQPHPTGRAALKMLQKEGFVWDNYVDIFDGGPTVVAATDNVQSIKRADWYILDGDCDGEECERTLAATGRLADFKCASGRGKIEKGHIRLDSATIAALELEPGDTVLAVGR, from the coding sequence ATGACCCACATCATTCGCGCCGCGACGACGAGCGATCTCGACGCGCTTTACGACCTGTCCAAAATCACCGGGGGCGGATTTACCAACCTGCCCCCGGATCGCGGCACGCTGGCCGAGAAGCTGGAGCGGACCGCGGCGAGCTTCGCGCGCGAGGGCGAGACGCAGGAAGACGATCTCTACGTTTTCATGCTCGAGGATCTCGAGACCGGGCGTATCCGCGGCACCTGCCAGGTGTTCGGCAAGGTCGGAGTGACGCAGCCCTTCTACAGCTATCGCATCTCGACGCAGACCCAACAGTCGAAGGAACTCGACCGGATCTTCCGCAACCAGCTGCTGACGCCGTGCAACGACCTTGAAGGGTCGAGCGAAGTAGGCGGGCTGTTCCTGCACCCGGCCGAGCGCGCGGGCGGTCTCGGGCTGCTCCTGGCGCGGTCGCGCTACCTCTTCATCAAGCAGAACCGGCCGCGTTTCGGCGCGCGGATCCTGGCCGAGCTGCGCGGGGTCATCGACCCGGGCGGGCACTCGCCCTTCTGGGACGCAATCGGGGGCAAATTCTTCGGCATGACCTTCCCCGAAGCGGACGAGTTCAACGCCACCAACGGCACGCAATTCATCGCCGACCTATTCCCGCAATCGCCCATCTACGTCTCGATGCTGCCCGAAAGCGCGCAGGCGGTGATCGGGCAGCCGCATCCGACCGGGCGCGCGGCACTGAAGATGTTGCAGAAGGAAGGCTTCGTCTGGGACAATTATGTCGATATTTTCGACGGCGGGCCGACCGTGGTCGCCGCGACCGACAACGTCCAGTCGATCAAGCGGGCGGACTGGTACATTCTAGACGGCGACTGCGACGGCGAGGAGTGCGAGCGGACGCTGGCGGCGACGGGGCGGCTGGCGGACTTCAAGTGCGCATCGGGGCGCGGCAAGATCGAGAAGGGGCACATCCGGCTCGACAGCGCGACGATCGCGGCGCTCGAGCTCGAGCCCGGCGACACGGTGCTGGCGGTGGGGCGCTAG
- a CDS encoding N-succinylarginine dihydrolase, producing the protein MIREINFDGLIGPSHNYAGLSLGNLASTKNAGDVSQPRAAALQGIEKMRTNVQLGLVQGLFVPQPRPAVGWLEQLGAEYMTADHALAANAMSASAMWAANAATVSPAPDTADGRCHLTVANLRTMAHRSHEWPFTLAQLRLAFGNEEQFAVHGPVPTAFGDEGAANFMRLCEGHGREGVELFVYGVTGGPYPARQHIEASRAIARLHGLDPAKTLFIQQSEEAIAAGAFHNDVVAVANETILFAHEKAFADRDGTVERVREIFPALDYVEVPASEVSLEDAIRSYLFNAQLVSLPTGEACLIVPSECRETPSVWKWLQAHLASNGPIRKVEVVDVRQSMANGGGPACLRLRVACDPDHVDPRFLVDEAKLDALATVVSNHWPEAIDARELQSKTLVNQVRQAHAAIVEALNLGELTSS; encoded by the coding sequence ATGATCCGCGAAATCAACTTCGACGGGCTGATCGGGCCGAGCCACAATTATGCCGGGCTGAGCCTGGGCAATCTCGCGTCGACCAAAAATGCCGGCGACGTGTCGCAGCCGCGTGCTGCCGCGCTTCAGGGCATCGAGAAGATGCGCACGAACGTGCAGCTGGGGCTGGTGCAGGGGCTGTTCGTGCCCCAGCCACGACCGGCGGTGGGCTGGCTCGAGCAGCTTGGCGCGGAGTATATGACGGCCGATCATGCGCTGGCGGCCAACGCGATGAGCGCGAGCGCGATGTGGGCGGCCAATGCGGCGACCGTGAGCCCCGCACCCGACACGGCGGACGGGCGCTGTCACCTGACGGTCGCGAACCTCCGGACGATGGCGCATCGAAGTCACGAGTGGCCCTTCACGCTGGCGCAGTTGCGGCTGGCGTTCGGGAATGAGGAGCAGTTCGCGGTGCATGGGCCGGTGCCGACTGCCTTCGGCGACGAGGGCGCGGCGAACTTCATGCGGCTGTGCGAAGGGCATGGGCGCGAGGGTGTCGAGCTGTTCGTCTATGGAGTGACCGGGGGCCCCTACCCCGCGCGCCAGCATATCGAGGCAAGCCGGGCGATTGCGCGGCTGCACGGTCTCGATCCGGCCAAGACGCTGTTCATCCAGCAGTCCGAAGAGGCGATTGCAGCGGGTGCCTTCCACAATGACGTCGTGGCGGTGGCCAACGAGACGATCCTTTTCGCGCACGAAAAAGCCTTTGCGGATCGCGACGGGACGGTGGAGCGGGTGCGGGAAATCTTCCCGGCGCTCGACTATGTCGAGGTTCCGGCGAGCGAGGTGAGCCTTGAGGATGCGATCCGCTCCTATCTGTTCAACGCGCAGCTGGTAAGCCTGCCGACGGGCGAGGCGTGCCTGATCGTGCCGAGCGAGTGCCGCGAGACGCCGAGCGTATGGAAATGGCTGCAGGCGCATCTCGCCTCCAACGGGCCCATCCGCAAGGTCGAGGTAGTGGATGTGCGCCAGTCAATGGCCAATGGCGGCGGTCCCGCCTGTCTGCGGCTGCGCGTCGCGTGCGACCCCGACCATGTCGACCCGCGCTTCCTGGTCGACGAGGCCAAGCTGGATGCGCTGGCGACGGTCGTGTCCAACCATTGGCCCGAGGCGATCGACGCGCGCGAATTGCAGTCGAAAACGCTGGTCAACCAGGTGCGGCAAGCGCACGCCGCGATCGTCGAGGCGTTAAACCTGGGCGAGCTAACGTCGAGTTAA
- a CDS encoding tyrosine-type recombinase/integrase, with protein sequence MAVQRITKSSVDALKPGPRDQYIWDDRLKGFGVKITPAGGISYVVQYRPNGSRGNPRRTTIGKHGPLTPTQARDKAEETLRNLRLHDIDPIEEKRAKAKAKVDLAYPAYAKRFVDTYGKRNWSSHTQADNRRYLTAADEPPMQALGCMAMHEIQRSDIAAVFDLVPDDQPGRARNLWAALRKLLNWAVERGDIDRSPAEGFKGPKPVKPRDRVLDDREITLAWRAAHELDYPFGPFLRVLIATGQRRNEVAGMDWREVDRDSASWTIPGDKTKNGQPHFVPLNELAIAALDGIVGEDWPSSGLIFSTTGKTPISGFARAKRSLDEEMTKLNEDEPVNAWRLHDLRRTFATGMQRLGIRFEVTEAALNHISGARSGVAGVYQRHDWHNEKIVAMKAWSDALIRLGEGRKSKLGDDVNEGSNVVAINA encoded by the coding sequence ATGGCTGTTCAGAGGATCACAAAATCAAGTGTCGATGCACTCAAGCCTGGGCCGCGCGACCAATATATCTGGGACGATCGGCTCAAAGGATTTGGCGTTAAAATCACGCCGGCTGGCGGCATCTCGTATGTGGTTCAATATCGGCCGAACGGTTCGCGCGGCAATCCGCGGCGAACAACGATCGGGAAACATGGCCCCCTCACCCCGACGCAAGCTCGAGACAAGGCGGAGGAAACTCTTCGGAACTTGAGGTTGCATGATATCGACCCGATCGAAGAGAAAAGAGCTAAGGCCAAAGCAAAAGTCGACTTGGCGTATCCGGCTTACGCCAAGCGCTTTGTCGACACTTACGGCAAGCGCAACTGGTCGAGCCATACGCAAGCAGACAACCGGCGCTATCTCACTGCGGCCGATGAGCCTCCAATGCAGGCGCTCGGCTGCATGGCAATGCACGAGATCCAGCGGTCGGACATTGCTGCGGTGTTCGATCTGGTGCCTGACGATCAGCCGGGGCGTGCTCGCAATCTTTGGGCTGCCCTGCGCAAACTTTTGAATTGGGCAGTGGAGCGCGGCGACATCGATCGTTCACCGGCGGAGGGATTCAAGGGCCCTAAACCCGTCAAGCCGCGCGATCGGGTTCTGGATGACCGTGAGATAACGCTGGCTTGGCGTGCAGCACACGAACTGGATTATCCGTTCGGACCATTCCTCAGGGTTCTCATCGCGACTGGCCAACGTCGAAACGAGGTTGCCGGCATGGACTGGCGCGAAGTCGATCGAGACAGCGCATCGTGGACGATCCCCGGCGACAAGACGAAGAACGGCCAGCCTCATTTCGTGCCGCTAAACGAGCTCGCGATCGCAGCGCTCGATGGCATCGTCGGCGAGGACTGGCCGTCCAGCGGCCTCATTTTCTCGACCACGGGCAAGACGCCGATCAGCGGGTTTGCTCGAGCCAAGCGGTCGCTGGACGAGGAAATGACCAAGTTGAACGAGGACGAGCCAGTCAATGCGTGGAGGCTTCACGATCTGCGGCGAACTTTCGCGACAGGAATGCAGAGGCTAGGGATCCGCTTCGAAGTCACAGAGGCCGCGCTGAATCACATTTCTGGCGCCCGCTCAGGAGTCGCCGGCGTCTATCAGCGTCATGATTGGCACAATGAGAAGATCGTCGCGATGAAGGCTTGGTCCGATGCACTCATCAGACTTGGCGAAGGGCGCAAATCCAAGCTTGGCGATGACGTAAACGAGGGCTCAAACGTGGTTGCGATCAATGCCTAG
- a CDS encoding helix-turn-helix transcriptional regulator, whose translation MTEAEASIRTGLAASTLQKQRVRGDGIPYVKIGRSVRYDSDVVDEWLDARTVSSTSQAIAS comes from the coding sequence ATGACAGAAGCGGAGGCCTCCATTCGGACGGGGCTGGCGGCTTCCACTCTCCAAAAACAGCGGGTCCGGGGTGACGGTATCCCATATGTGAAGATCGGGCGAAGCGTCCGTTACGACTCTGATGTCGTGGACGAATGGCTTGATGCTCGGACTGTGTCGTCGACCTCGCAGGCGATCGCCTCATGA
- a CDS encoding restriction endonuclease: protein MKRLPSFNDFSPGIIGDVRRPLQIVASKAPNWDDVVKEWDRVFFASANNKRASTNVPATLTNLGLITRDPLALTAVGKDIATAKTSKDGAAKLVRHIVDNMNGMALIDAVRSLNTRTEQVTKATLKKELERVGITDLSTATTDHTTLLNWMIEAGLFTKQGRQPPVPDDARMKAVLGISGSERSDFSDLPLNQQIFVQALRRMSEGTGGTEIPAKRVIDECLAHHRAHFDEDQMRAKIVNPLALAGWLEAPRHAGAGRGGKSGSIKPSARLMGIPIESVLPDFDQVIPADLRAKIDMPLSDVKSLLESDEKFDRGLGLELLALKMILDIGIEPRAFRLRSRETAYAEVDLTAEGKNLLFSRWNFQCKCVAGRVGLGDVAKEVGLAIYTKAHVVAVVTTSDFTSEAIAYAKEITQTTHLQFLFVNGPIVDRYLDKGPEVLLSHIAANAAEVMSQKRGQPISPETAN from the coding sequence ATGAAACGACTGCCGTCATTCAACGATTTTTCGCCGGGCATAATCGGAGACGTGCGTCGGCCTTTGCAGATAGTCGCCTCAAAAGCCCCTAATTGGGATGATGTCGTAAAAGAGTGGGATAGAGTATTCTTCGCCAGCGCTAACAATAAGCGTGCGAGTACGAATGTGCCGGCCACCCTCACAAACTTGGGTCTAATTACGCGGGATCCTCTCGCTTTGACAGCGGTCGGAAAAGACATTGCTACCGCGAAAACTTCCAAGGATGGGGCGGCGAAGCTCGTTCGTCATATTGTCGATAATATGAATGGTATGGCTCTAATCGATGCCGTCCGGTCGCTGAACACCAGAACTGAACAGGTCACGAAAGCGACCCTGAAAAAAGAACTTGAACGAGTTGGCATTACAGACCTGTCCACTGCAACCACCGACCACACGACCCTATTGAACTGGATGATCGAGGCTGGCTTGTTTACCAAGCAGGGCCGACAACCACCTGTTCCGGACGATGCCAGAATGAAGGCGGTATTGGGTATTTCCGGATCGGAACGATCAGATTTTTCTGATCTACCACTTAACCAGCAAATTTTTGTTCAAGCGCTGAGGCGAATGAGCGAGGGAACGGGCGGCACCGAAATCCCCGCGAAGCGGGTCATCGATGAGTGTTTGGCTCATCATCGTGCGCACTTCGACGAAGATCAGATGAGGGCCAAGATAGTCAATCCACTCGCACTAGCGGGATGGCTGGAAGCCCCTCGACACGCGGGTGCGGGCCGCGGCGGCAAGAGCGGCAGCATAAAACCATCAGCTAGGCTGATGGGCATACCGATTGAGTCAGTCTTGCCAGACTTTGATCAAGTCATTCCTGCCGATCTTCGAGCAAAGATCGACATGCCTCTATCAGATGTGAAAAGTTTGCTCGAAAGCGACGAGAAGTTCGATAGGGGGCTGGGATTAGAGCTCCTAGCTCTCAAAATGATCCTCGACATTGGTATCGAGCCCCGTGCTTTTCGATTGCGAAGCCGTGAGACTGCTTACGCTGAAGTGGATCTCACGGCGGAAGGGAAAAACCTATTATTCTCGAGGTGGAACTTCCAATGCAAGTGCGTCGCAGGTCGTGTAGGCTTGGGTGATGTCGCGAAGGAAGTTGGGCTGGCCATCTACACGAAAGCACATGTTGTGGCGGTGGTCACCACAAGCGATTTCACCAGCGAAGCGATCGCCTACGCGAAAGAAATCACCCAGACTACTCATCTGCAGTTTCTCTTTGTCAATGGACCAATCGTAGATCGATATTTGGACAAAGGGCCGGAAGTTCTACTTTCGCACATCGCTGCGAACGCTGCAGAGGTGATGTCGCAAAAACGAGGACAGCCGATTTCCCCTGAAACGGCAAATTAG
- a CDS encoding DNA cytosine methyltransferase: protein MRSISLFSGCGGLDVGLHEAGFKTVLASDSEPLCEETWRVNSPEVPFLCGRIGTLSRADFQAKLGKISEKIDLIAGGPPCPPFSKSRFYRKDKPRALDDPNGWETVDGYLKMLDWFRPRAFILENVKGLAYKVHSEALETIIRRAEAIGYKVTTGVLNAADFGVPQIRERCFVLGSLEGQIKLPEPTHDKEARDGKLPWVTSGQVLKDLDTEANACDRGHFAGGKHHDLLCQVPPGDNYLYFTEKRGHPEPKFQWRGRYWSFLLKLSPELPSWTIQARRSNNMGPFHWRNRILRIAEIKRLQTFPDEFQLAGTIEQQWRQIGNAVPPKLAAAIGRSVSEAIGKNLCEAA, encoded by the coding sequence ATGCGTAGTATTAGTCTTTTCAGTGGCTGCGGCGGATTGGATGTCGGGCTTCATGAGGCGGGCTTTAAGACGGTGCTCGCTTCCGACTCCGAGCCTCTCTGTGAAGAAACATGGCGAGTGAATTCACCTGAAGTGCCGTTCCTTTGCGGTCGGATCGGCACGCTATCTCGAGCAGACTTCCAAGCTAAGCTCGGCAAAATTTCGGAGAAGATCGATCTCATAGCGGGTGGCCCACCATGTCCTCCTTTCTCAAAAAGTCGATTTTACCGGAAGGACAAGCCGCGTGCCTTAGACGACCCGAATGGTTGGGAAACAGTTGACGGGTATTTGAAGATGCTCGACTGGTTCAGACCTCGCGCCTTCATTCTGGAGAACGTCAAAGGCCTGGCTTATAAAGTGCATTCGGAGGCGTTAGAGACGATCATAAGACGCGCAGAGGCAATAGGTTATAAGGTGACGACGGGCGTTTTAAATGCGGCGGACTTCGGTGTGCCTCAAATTCGCGAGCGCTGCTTCGTTCTTGGGTCCCTCGAGGGGCAAATAAAGTTGCCCGAGCCCACTCACGACAAGGAAGCCCGCGACGGGAAACTTCCATGGGTCACTTCAGGTCAGGTTCTAAAAGATCTCGACACTGAAGCGAATGCTTGTGACCGTGGGCACTTTGCAGGCGGGAAACACCATGACTTGCTTTGCCAAGTGCCACCCGGAGACAACTATCTATATTTCACGGAAAAGAGGGGACACCCCGAACCGAAATTTCAGTGGAGAGGACGATATTGGTCGTTCCTTCTGAAGCTAAGTCCGGAGCTACCGTCTTGGACGATACAGGCACGCCGCTCTAATAATATGGGGCCATTCCATTGGCGGAATCGTATTTTGAGGATCGCGGAGATTAAACGCTTACAGACATTTCCAGATGAGTTTCAGCTGGCGGGTACGATCGAGCAGCAATGGAGGCAGATCGGGAATGCTGTACCTCCCAAACTGGCTGCAGCCATCGGACGGAGCGTCTCCGAAGCAATCGGTAAAAATCTCTGCGAGGCCGCATGA
- a CDS encoding DNA cytosine methyltransferase yields the protein MGLPEIDRNDGGLREAISSSAVTLTSGRGLAVIDLFAGAGGLSVGATQAGCDVRACVEIDSTACQTLRANAEYHGAVIEADVSQLTGLELRAAANLTPGDPLIVVGGAPCQPFSKAAYWVEDGEESRYRRARAAGVEMERPAAPTEARPDARRTLVEEFWRLIYESNAEGFVFENVPSIKHPRNRPVLEGFRNAAEAAGYKVTQITANAAKYGVAQARERVFLLGSKFGAPVAPEATHTLKGESGLKPAVTAGEALDGLDKPQFHEPEEIIKGRWAEHLRTVPPGSNYKAHTEWAGHPNPTFVAETRFWNFLLKLSPDRPSWTIAASPGPWTGPFHWNNRRLRTVEMAALQGFPADYEFAGSRRERVRQLGNAVPPPLARVMVDAVVAAVAVKEGVNA from the coding sequence ATGGGGTTGCCGGAAATAGATCGGAACGACGGCGGATTGCGGGAGGCCATTTCCTCATCAGCAGTCACGCTAACGTCGGGAAGAGGTCTTGCAGTCATTGATCTTTTTGCGGGAGCGGGCGGTTTAAGCGTTGGTGCCACGCAAGCTGGATGCGACGTCCGAGCTTGCGTTGAGATAGACTCGACCGCGTGCCAAACGCTTCGAGCTAACGCGGAGTACCACGGTGCCGTAATTGAGGCAGACGTATCGCAGCTAACGGGTTTGGAGCTTCGGGCTGCCGCAAACCTTACGCCCGGAGATCCATTGATCGTAGTGGGCGGAGCTCCCTGCCAACCTTTTTCCAAAGCTGCCTACTGGGTCGAGGACGGAGAGGAATCTCGATACAGGCGCGCACGTGCTGCAGGTGTTGAAATGGAGCGCCCTGCCGCTCCGACCGAAGCTCGCCCAGATGCGCGTAGAACTCTCGTCGAAGAGTTCTGGCGCCTCATTTACGAGAGCAACGCTGAAGGGTTCGTTTTTGAGAATGTCCCGAGCATAAAGCATCCAAGAAACCGACCCGTGCTCGAGGGGTTTCGAAATGCCGCTGAAGCAGCGGGCTACAAGGTCACCCAGATTACAGCCAATGCCGCGAAGTACGGTGTGGCTCAGGCACGGGAGCGGGTTTTTCTATTAGGGAGTAAGTTCGGAGCTCCCGTTGCGCCCGAAGCGACGCACACTCTGAAGGGGGAGAGTGGCTTGAAGCCAGCTGTCACAGCTGGGGAGGCTCTTGATGGATTGGATAAGCCGCAATTTCACGAGCCTGAAGAGATTATTAAGGGTCGCTGGGCTGAGCACCTGAGGACAGTTCCACCCGGCTCGAACTACAAGGCTCACACTGAGTGGGCGGGCCATCCGAACCCGACATTCGTAGCTGAAACTCGTTTCTGGAATTTTTTGCTGAAGCTGTCCCCCGACCGCCCTTCATGGACGATTGCAGCATCGCCAGGCCCTTGGACTGGGCCATTTCATTGGAACAATCGCCGACTGCGCACTGTCGAGATGGCTGCGCTGCAGGGTTTTCCTGCAGATTACGAATTTGCGGGAAGCCGGAGAGAGCGGGTTAGGCAGTTGGGCAATGCTGTGCCACCACCGCTAGCAAGAGTGATGGTCGATGCTGTGGTTGCCGCAGTCGCCGTGAAAGAGGGCGTGAATGCGTAG
- a CDS encoding ribbon-helix-helix protein, CopG family, whose product MIADEGIVRVTASLTRSQEAALKELAQRNRVSVAWLVRYAVDLLIDGIEETQLPLDLRGRS is encoded by the coding sequence ATGATCGCAGATGAGGGGATAGTCAGGGTCACCGCATCACTGACTCGATCACAGGAGGCCGCCCTTAAAGAATTGGCGCAGCGCAATCGGGTGAGCGTCGCGTGGCTCGTGAGATACGCGGTCGATCTTCTCATTGATGGCATCGAAGAAACGCAGCTGCCACTCGACCTACGCGGACGGAGCTAA
- a CDS encoding TolB family protein, translated as MFPKLTAFSLLSLACATIALAEPPAGKGKPDKGGGGDGSPSSFDPEILYQYNGQLRFANLAGDQAVLVHENASLNGFDLSSDVSKRIVYTDGDLFLRTWQVADPESAFLSEPTQVTSGYRVVDPDFSPDDRRVVFTDGARGIFMVDLDTSDVVTFVTPIEAFYLRSPRWSPDGTSVVFYGGYEGDRALWRLDLTDLLDVSQSQRPTPKRIATQGVDFDDQFLDISRPKDGSDPVIAISSVGPEKRLALLKLDGSPAPVVQTVEGKIWGFNCDNTAVIHRDLSGRKAVISITQLSNGAREIWLRGDKAGTKTDWLPKADC; from the coding sequence GTGTTTCCGAAACTTACCGCTTTCAGCTTGCTATCCTTAGCCTGTGCTACGATCGCACTTGCAGAGCCGCCAGCCGGAAAAGGAAAGCCAGACAAGGGAGGCGGCGGCGACGGCTCTCCGTCATCTTTCGACCCAGAAATCCTTTACCAGTACAACGGCCAACTTCGTTTCGCGAACCTCGCCGGCGATCAAGCAGTCCTAGTACACGAGAACGCGAGCTTAAATGGTTTCGACCTGTCAAGCGATGTGTCGAAGCGCATTGTTTATACCGACGGAGATCTTTTTCTGCGGACATGGCAGGTAGCGGACCCCGAGAGTGCTTTTCTCAGCGAGCCGACGCAGGTCACGAGCGGATACCGCGTAGTCGACCCGGATTTCTCTCCCGACGATCGGCGGGTGGTCTTCACTGATGGCGCGCGTGGCATCTTCATGGTCGACCTGGATACATCGGATGTCGTCACGTTTGTGACGCCGATCGAGGCCTTCTACCTTCGTTCGCCGCGCTGGAGCCCAGATGGAACGTCGGTCGTATTTTATGGGGGTTACGAGGGTGACCGAGCACTTTGGCGGCTTGATCTCACCGATTTGTTGGATGTCTCGCAAAGTCAGCGGCCCACGCCAAAAAGGATTGCGACCCAAGGGGTCGACTTCGACGACCAGTTTCTCGATATTTCCCGTCCCAAAGACGGCAGTGACCCGGTCATTGCAATCAGCAGTGTGGGACCGGAAAAACGACTTGCCTTATTGAAGCTCGATGGTTCCCCAGCCCCAGTCGTCCAAACGGTCGAAGGCAAAATCTGGGGCTTCAACTGTGACAATACGGCCGTGATCCATCGCGACCTTTCGGGTAGGAAAGCGGTCATTTCGATCACCCAACTAAGTAACGGCGCTAGAGAGATTTGGCTGCGAGGTGACAAAGCGGGGACCAAGACCGATTGGCTGCCAAAGGCCGATTGCTAA
- a CDS encoding KOW motif-containing protein: MPEEQTQVVNGDKCKVSAGVHKGKTGLVEDLNRSKGGNLTITVRQDDGTRFKTLARSVEKI, encoded by the coding sequence ATGCCCGAGGAGCAGACGCAGGTCGTGAATGGCGACAAATGCAAGGTCAGTGCCGGAGTCCACAAAGGCAAGACAGGACTGGTGGAGGACCTTAATCGCAGCAAGGGGGGTAATCTGACGATTACCGTTCGTCAGGACGATGGCACTCGCTTCAAAACTCTTGCGCGAAGCGTTGAGAAAATCTGA
- a CDS encoding GNAT family N-acetyltransferase, with product MAFRTETDRLVLRSWGEGDCKRFYDIMNTPAVMRYLGGEQSYEKWCENCERLQSYECDFGHTFWIVERKEDGEMLGFCGLKKLNYDGAPNQGEMEIGWRFRESAWGQGYAYEAAAHCLDLAFDRFEAERVSAVTVTDNVASQKLMRKLGMIEDPELAYTDPVYSPKYGPARQWLIDASAWRSRG from the coding sequence ATGGCCTTCCGGACCGAAACTGACCGGCTGGTCCTACGCAGCTGGGGCGAGGGTGACTGCAAACGCTTCTATGACATCATGAACACGCCCGCGGTCATGCGTTACCTCGGCGGCGAACAGTCCTACGAAAAATGGTGCGAAAACTGCGAACGGCTCCAATCCTACGAATGCGACTTTGGACACACGTTCTGGATCGTCGAGCGTAAGGAAGACGGCGAGATGCTCGGCTTCTGCGGCCTCAAGAAGCTCAACTATGACGGCGCGCCCAACCAGGGCGAGATGGAGATCGGCTGGCGCTTCCGCGAGAGCGCATGGGGGCAGGGCTACGCCTACGAGGCGGCCGCGCATTGTCTCGATCTCGCCTTCGACCGCTTCGAAGCCGAGCGCGTGAGCGCGGTCACCGTTACCGACAATGTCGCGAGCCAGAAGCTGATGCGCAAACTCGGCATGATCGAGGATCCAGAGCTGGCCTATACCGACCCCGTCTACAGCCCCAAATACGGCCCTGCGCGGCAATGGCTGATCGACGCGAGCGCGTGGCGCTCTAGGGGTTGA
- a CDS encoding APC family permease, which yields MTDAGGKYRRDMGTLGVLFIVVNGLIGAGIFGLPEALHAAVGTFAPWLLLIGGVLVMAIVVCFAELTKLTDRSGGPQRYVGDAYGDYPGFVVGWTFFAARLISQGANVLVLVAYAAALWPVVGAGAAKVVLIVVVLGGLTIINIVGIKRVVAVLGAMTLFKLLPLLVLMAVGLASAAAPGPITLPQFSAVEGIALAALYAFVGFENATIPAGETRNPRRAMPRALLLGLAVVTMIYFGLQWAYSHSAIAGTGPEAPLTALAELYGGNVGALLIAATIVMSVLANLTAGHTSASRMPPALADDGLLPEWFGKVSRWGTPANSILFFGAGAILFALQDDFLALAAVSTLARLMAYVASIASLPRLRTQAGLPALNPTIFIAAPVALTLSIWAATQTSSDQWLTLGGFAVVGTALYFIARRKSADGLPDRN from the coding sequence ATGACCGACGCGGGGGGAAAATATCGCCGCGACATGGGGACGCTCGGCGTCCTGTTCATCGTCGTCAACGGGCTGATCGGCGCGGGCATTTTCGGGCTGCCCGAGGCCCTGCATGCCGCGGTCGGCACCTTCGCGCCATGGTTGCTGCTGATTGGCGGCGTGCTCGTGATGGCGATCGTCGTCTGCTTTGCCGAATTGACCAAGCTTACCGATCGCTCGGGCGGACCGCAGCGCTATGTCGGTGATGCCTATGGCGACTATCCAGGCTTTGTCGTCGGCTGGACTTTCTTCGCGGCGCGATTGATCAGTCAGGGCGCCAACGTCCTCGTGCTGGTCGCCTATGCCGCCGCCTTGTGGCCGGTCGTCGGTGCGGGCGCGGCCAAGGTCGTGCTGATCGTCGTAGTGCTTGGCGGTCTGACGATCATCAACATCGTCGGCATCAAGCGTGTCGTCGCCGTGCTGGGGGCGATGACCCTGTTCAAGCTGTTGCCCTTGCTCGTCCTAATGGCGGTCGGGTTGGCATCGGCCGCGGCACCCGGACCGATCACCCTGCCGCAATTCAGTGCGGTGGAAGGGATCGCGCTCGCCGCGCTCTACGCCTTCGTCGGGTTCGAAAATGCGACCATCCCGGCGGGCGAGACGCGCAATCCCCGCCGCGCCATGCCGCGCGCGCTCCTATTGGGGCTCGCGGTGGTCACGATGATCTATTTCGGGCTGCAATGGGCCTATAGTCACAGCGCCATCGCGGGCACCGGACCCGAGGCGCCGCTGACCGCGCTGGCCGAGCTCTATGGCGGCAATGTCGGGGCACTGCTCATCGCCGCCACCATCGTCATGAGCGTGCTCGCCAACCTGACCGCCGGCCACACTTCCGCCAGCCGCATGCCGCCTGCGCTGGCCGATGACGGCCTGCTCCCTGAATGGTTCGGAAAAGTGTCGCGCTGGGGCACGCCCGCCAACAGCATCCTGTTCTTCGGCGCGGGGGCCATCCTGTTCGCGCTGCAGGACGATTTCCTGGCGCTCGCCGCAGTCAGCACGCTGGCACGGCTGATGGCCTACGTCGCCTCGATCGCTTCCCTGCCGCGCCTGCGGACACAGGCGGGCCTGCCGGCGCTCAATCCGACGATATTTATCGCTGCACCCGTCGCGTTGACGCTGTCCATCTGGGCCGCGACCCAGACGTCGTCCGACCAGTGGCTGACGCTCGGTGGGTTTGCGGTCGTCGGCACCGCGCTCTACTTTATCGCCCGCAGGAAAAGCGCCGATGGCCTTCCGGACCGAAACTGA